In the genome of Cryptomeria japonica chromosome 8, Sugi_1.0, whole genome shotgun sequence, one region contains:
- the LOC131037930 gene encoding protein TOPLESS-RELATED PROTEIN 2 isoform X6 — protein MPFVSSGVLFQGLEVLLILVKEKKKKEKLSWFKVLLILVKEKKKEKLSWFKVLLILVKEKKKKEKLSWFKFLDEEGLSETAHKLEQESGCYFNMDYFESQVLAGEWDKVECYLSGFTTVRENLHSTKIFFEIRKQKYLEALDMEDYAKAVEILRKDLKVFEHVSNGIYKELLQLMPLRNIRQNEKLSDYGDRTSTRKSMFLELRKLLKGNPQICNKLKFPHTETSRLRTLINQSLNWQHQLCKDPTSKPDIKTLFVDHICVSHGGSQSHTNNSIDGVIPQGVPSFPIPTHAPFLHGVDLSGSSRLSLTGWMANSEPSMPHPPAGIGNLFPPQNAGLLKQNRTPTANSTGTDYQFLSPVHVAKRSRIGPSDVMMYRGPTQPHNIYPRDDLPMKVVRSFSEGSKVISMDFHPQKHSILLVGTNTGDLGIWDVGSYEKLVHKTFGVWDALNGTTKSVLFVEKQAVSVNRCIWSPNGEMVGVAFSECIIRIYSYTGYRELRPHLEINAHIGGVNDIAFNCHKQQLSVITCGDDKCIKVWDAVTGCMRHTFEGHEAPVYCVFPHQKENVQFILSTAIDGKIKAWFYDGRESTFDYDVPGKFCTAIAYSDDGSRLFSCGTSKEGESYLVEWNESDGKIKRTYCGLQKNSFGVVQFDTTRNRFLVVGDDNQLKFWDMDNVTILATTYVEEGCLETSPRLCFNKEGSLLAVTTKNSGIKILANANGLQLLHTLNNEVFHGAKIPIPALVTKNNADSNRPTNVNQSVRDEDANKIKRLNLAEVSRSIHCRSLKLPDGMSKGKIVQLVYTKSGSNVLALDSNASHKRWIWTCNEGNPTGKVTTTIPTGFESATHGSSHKDPGKQISCMVLSNNDRYILSCSGGEVSLLTLEKLKSISILLPPSPPATSFALHPEDNNVVAFGLENLKILICNLKSGSDKMLQGHHQKKITSLAFSLSLDLLISAGADGLLCAWSLDGYGIQREQIVYPHGERLSSPVGVSKIQFHKDQVHLLVVQENQIAIYYSSAFEQACYWKPQDSMSAPISSAQYSCDSQLVYASFCDGAVGVFDADILRPLFRVPPAAFLPSGMSSDNVYPLAIAAHPHECNQFAIGLTDGGVYLIDLIESQGKEAMGSLENGVVGSDPSTSNHGSELPS, from the exons ATGCCTTTTGTTTCTTCTGGTGTTCTGTTCCAGGGTCTTGAG GTGCTATTGATCCTTgtcaaggagaagaagaagaaggaaaagttgAGTTGGTTCAAG GTGCTATTGATCCTTgtcaaggagaagaagaaggaaaagttgAGTTGGTTCAAG GTGCTATTGATCCTTgtcaaggagaagaagaagaaggaaaagctGAGTTGGTTCAAG TTTCTGGATGAGGAGGGGCTCAGTGAAACAGCACACAA GTTGGAACAAGAGTCTGGGTGCTACTTTAACATGGATTATTTTGAATCCCAAGTTCTGGCTGGAGAATGGGATAAAGTTGAGTGTTATCTCTCCGGTTTTACAACAGTTCGAGAGAATCTCCACTCTACGAAAATTTTCTTTGAGATCAGGAAACAGAAATATTTAGAAGCATTGGACAT GGAAGATTATGCAAAAGCTGTGGAAATACTTAGAAAGGATCTCAAAGTATTTGAACATGTTAGTAATGGCATTTACAAAGAGCTCTTACAGTTAATGCCTCTTAGAAACATCAG GCAAAATGAGAAACTTTCTGATTATGGGGATAGAACATCCACACGGAAATCTATGTTTTTGGAGCTGAGAAAGCTTCTAAAAGGCAACCCTCAAATTTGCAATAAGCTGAAATTTCCACATACTGAAACTTCTAGGTTAAGGACCCTCATAAATCAAAG TCTGAATTGGCAGCATCAACTTTGCAAAGACCCAACTTCTAAACCTGATATCAAAACTTTGTTTGTTGATCACATATGTGTATCTCATGGTGGATCTCAAAGTCACACAAATAATTCTATTGATGGAGTGATTCCTCAAGGGGTACCTTCTTTCCCTATTCCTACACATGCT CCATTTCTGCATGGAGTTGATCTCTCTGGTAGTAGTAGGTTGTCTCTTACAGGATGGATGGCGAATTCTGAGCCTTCCATGCCACATCCTCCTGCAGGCATAGGGAATCTTTTTCCACCTCAGAATGCAG GTTTGCTGAAACAAAATAGAACACCCACTGCAAATAGTACTGGAACTGATTATCAATTTCTGAGTCCTGTACATGTTGCTAAGCGTTCCCGTATTGGTCCATCTGATGTG ATGATGTATAGAGGACCAACTCAACCTCATAATATTTATCCACGAGATGATCTTCCTATGAAGGTTGTGAGAAGCTTCAGTGAAGGCTCCAAAGTAATTAGCATGGATTTTCATCCCCAGAAGCATTCGATTCTGTTAG ttggaacaaatactggtgaTCTTGGAATTTGGGATGTGGGATCATATGAAAAATTAGTTCACAAAACCTTTGGAGTTTGGGATGCCTTAAATGGCACCACAAAG TCTGTACTTTTTGTTGAGAAACAAGCTGTCTCAGTGAATCGTTGTATTTGGAGCCCTAATGGAGAAATGGTCG GAGTTGCTTTTTCCGAGTGTATTATACGCATATATTCCTATACTGGGTATAGAGAATTGAGACCACACCTTGAG ATCAATGCTCATATCGGGGGGGTAAATGATATTGCCTTCAATTGTCATAAACAACAGCTTTCTGTTATCACATGTGGGGACGATAAGTGCATCAAG GTATGGGATGCGGTAACGGGGTGCATGCGGCACACATTTGAAGGTCATGAAGCCCCCGTTTATTGTGTTTTTCCTCATCAAAAAGAGAATGTCCAG TTCATCCTCTCTACAGCTATTGATGGCAAGATTAAAGCCTGGTTTTATGATGGTAGGGAGTCTACATTTGACTATGATGTGCCCGGGAAGTTCTGCACTGCAATAGCTTATAGTGATGATGGATCACG ACTTTTCTCATGTGGAACAAGCAAAGAAGGTGAATCATACTTAGTTGAGTGGAATGAAAGTGATGGAAAAATCAAGCGTACATATTGTGGCCTTCAAAAGAACTCCTTTGGGGTGGTGCAGTTTGATACAACAAGGAATAGGTTCCTAGTAGTGGGAGATGATAACCAACTTAAGTTTTGGGACATGGACAATGTCACCATATTAGCAACAACTTATGTTGAGGAAGGCTGCTTGGAG ACCAGTCCTCGTCTTTGTTTCAACAAAGAAGGGTCCTTATTGGCTGTGACAACAAAGAACAGTGGGATCAAGATCTTAGCCAATGCAAATGGACTGCAATTGCTTCACACGCTAAATAATGAAGTATTTCATGGAGCAAAGATACCTATACCGGCACTGGTAACAAAG AATAATGCTGATAGCAACCGGCCAACAAATGTAAATCAAAGTGTTCGAGATGAGGATGCAAACAAGATAAAAAGATTGAACCTTGCAGAGGTGTCACGTTCAATCCACTGTAGGTCTCTCAAATTACCAGATGGAATGTCAAAGGGAAAG ATTGTTCAATTAGTCTATACAAAATCTGGTTCTAATGTTTTAGCTTTGGACTCCAATGCTTCTCACAAGCGATGGATATGGACATGTAATGAGGGGAATCCAACTGGGAAG GTGACAACTACCATTCCGACTGGGTTCGAGTCAGCTACACATGGTTCAAGTCACAAAGATCCAGGAAAACAGATATCATGCATGGTTTTGTCAAACAATGACAGATACATATTATCCTGTTCTGGTGGAGAGGTGTCCTTACTCACATTGGAAAAGTTGAAG TCCATATCGATATTATTGCCCCCTTCCCCACCAGCAACATCTTTTGCTCTTCATCCAGAGGATAATAATGTTGTTGCTTTTGGATTGGAGAACTTGAAAATTCTCATATGCAATTTGAAATCCGGATCGGATAAG ATGTTGCAAGGACACCACCAAAAGAAAATCACTAGCCTGGCATTTTCGTTATCTTTGGACCTGCTGATATCAGCTGGAGCTGATGGTCTG CTCTGTGCCTGGAGCCTAGATGGATATGGAATACAGCGAGAACAAATTGTATATCCACATGGAGAAAGGTTATCATCACCAGTTGGAGTTAGTAAAATACAGTTTCACAAAGATCAGGTTCACTTGCTAGTTGTGCAGGAGAACCAAATTGCAATTTATTATTCTTCTGCATTTGAACAAGCATGCTAT TGGAAACCTCAGGATTCAATGTCTGCACCAATTTCAAGTGCCCAATATTCGTGTGATAGCCAACTGGTCTATGCCAGTTTCTGTGATGGTGCAGTTGGTGTTTTTGATGCAGATATCCTAAGGCCCCTTTTCCGTGTCCCTCCTGCTGCATTTTTGCCATCAGGAATGAGCAG TGACAATGTCTATCCTCTTGCAATTGCAGCACACCCACATGAATGCAACCAATTCGCTATTGGTTTGACTGATGGGGGAGTGTATTTGATTGACCTTATAGAATCACAGGGGAAGGAGGCCATGGGCTCACTGGAGAATGGAGTGGTTGGTTCAGATCCCTCGACGAGCAACCATGGTTCAGAATTACCAAGCTAG
- the LOC131037930 gene encoding protein TOPLESS-RELATED PROTEIN 2 isoform X5, which produces MPFVSSGVLFQGLEVLLILVKEKKKKEKLSWFKVLLILVKEKKKEKLSWFKVLLILVKEKKKKEKLSWFKFLDEEGLSETAHKLEQESGCYFNMDYFESQVLAGEWDKVECYLSGFTTVRENLHSTKIFFEIRKQKYLEALDMEDYAKAVEILRKDLKVFEHVSNGIYKELLQLMPLRNIRQNEKLSDYGDRTSTRKSMFLELRKLLKGNPQICNKLKFPHTETSRLRTLINQSLNWQHQLCKDPTSKPDIKTLFVDHICVSHGGSQSHTNNSIDGVIPQGVPSFPIPTHAPFLHGVDLSGSSRLSLTGWMANSEPSMPHPPAGIGNLFPPQNAGLLKQNRTPTANSTGTDYQFLSPVHVAKRSRIGPSDVMMYRGPTQPHNIYPRDDLPMKVVRSFSEGSKVISMDFHPQKHSILLVGTNTGDLGIWDVGSYEKLVHKTFGVWDALNGTTKSVLFVEKQAVSVNRCIWSPNGEMVGVAFSECIIRIYSYTGYRELRPHLEINAHIGGVNDIAFNCHKQQLSVITCGDDKCIKVWDAVTGCMRHTFEGHEAPVYCVFPHQKENVQFILSTAIDGKIKAWFYDGRESTFDYDVPGKFCTAIAYSDDGSRLFSCGTSKEGESYLVEWNESDGKIKRTYCGLQKNSFGVVQFDTTRNRFLVVGDDNQLKFWDMDNVTILATTYVEEGCLETSPRLCFNKEGSLLAVTTKNSGIKILANANGLQLLHTLNNEVFHGAKIPIPALVTKDTIINSVASVNETTPLSGTTGCLEKILSVASVNNADSNRPTNVNQSVRDEDANKIKRLNLAEVSRSIHCRSLKLPDGMSKGKIVQLVYTKSGSNVLALDSNASHKRWIWTCNEGNPTGKVTTTIPTGFESATHGSSHKDPGKQISCMVLSNNDRYILSCSGGEVSLLTLEKLKSISILLPPSPPATSFALHPEDNNVVAFGLENLKILICNLKSGSDKMLQGHHQKKITSLAFSLSLDLLISAGADGLLCAWSLDGYGIQREQIVYPHGERLSSPVGVSKIQFHKDQWKPQDSMSAPISSAQYSCDSQLVYASFCDGAVGVFDADILRPLFRVPPAAFLPSGMSSDNVYPLAIAAHPHECNQFAIGLTDGGVYLIDLIESQGKEAMGSLENGVVGSDPSTSNHGSELPS; this is translated from the exons ATGCCTTTTGTTTCTTCTGGTGTTCTGTTCCAGGGTCTTGAG GTGCTATTGATCCTTgtcaaggagaagaagaagaaggaaaagttgAGTTGGTTCAAG GTGCTATTGATCCTTgtcaaggagaagaagaaggaaaagttgAGTTGGTTCAAG GTGCTATTGATCCTTgtcaaggagaagaagaagaaggaaaagctGAGTTGGTTCAAG TTTCTGGATGAGGAGGGGCTCAGTGAAACAGCACACAA GTTGGAACAAGAGTCTGGGTGCTACTTTAACATGGATTATTTTGAATCCCAAGTTCTGGCTGGAGAATGGGATAAAGTTGAGTGTTATCTCTCCGGTTTTACAACAGTTCGAGAGAATCTCCACTCTACGAAAATTTTCTTTGAGATCAGGAAACAGAAATATTTAGAAGCATTGGACAT GGAAGATTATGCAAAAGCTGTGGAAATACTTAGAAAGGATCTCAAAGTATTTGAACATGTTAGTAATGGCATTTACAAAGAGCTCTTACAGTTAATGCCTCTTAGAAACATCAG GCAAAATGAGAAACTTTCTGATTATGGGGATAGAACATCCACACGGAAATCTATGTTTTTGGAGCTGAGAAAGCTTCTAAAAGGCAACCCTCAAATTTGCAATAAGCTGAAATTTCCACATACTGAAACTTCTAGGTTAAGGACCCTCATAAATCAAAG TCTGAATTGGCAGCATCAACTTTGCAAAGACCCAACTTCTAAACCTGATATCAAAACTTTGTTTGTTGATCACATATGTGTATCTCATGGTGGATCTCAAAGTCACACAAATAATTCTATTGATGGAGTGATTCCTCAAGGGGTACCTTCTTTCCCTATTCCTACACATGCT CCATTTCTGCATGGAGTTGATCTCTCTGGTAGTAGTAGGTTGTCTCTTACAGGATGGATGGCGAATTCTGAGCCTTCCATGCCACATCCTCCTGCAGGCATAGGGAATCTTTTTCCACCTCAGAATGCAG GTTTGCTGAAACAAAATAGAACACCCACTGCAAATAGTACTGGAACTGATTATCAATTTCTGAGTCCTGTACATGTTGCTAAGCGTTCCCGTATTGGTCCATCTGATGTG ATGATGTATAGAGGACCAACTCAACCTCATAATATTTATCCACGAGATGATCTTCCTATGAAGGTTGTGAGAAGCTTCAGTGAAGGCTCCAAAGTAATTAGCATGGATTTTCATCCCCAGAAGCATTCGATTCTGTTAG ttggaacaaatactggtgaTCTTGGAATTTGGGATGTGGGATCATATGAAAAATTAGTTCACAAAACCTTTGGAGTTTGGGATGCCTTAAATGGCACCACAAAG TCTGTACTTTTTGTTGAGAAACAAGCTGTCTCAGTGAATCGTTGTATTTGGAGCCCTAATGGAGAAATGGTCG GAGTTGCTTTTTCCGAGTGTATTATACGCATATATTCCTATACTGGGTATAGAGAATTGAGACCACACCTTGAG ATCAATGCTCATATCGGGGGGGTAAATGATATTGCCTTCAATTGTCATAAACAACAGCTTTCTGTTATCACATGTGGGGACGATAAGTGCATCAAG GTATGGGATGCGGTAACGGGGTGCATGCGGCACACATTTGAAGGTCATGAAGCCCCCGTTTATTGTGTTTTTCCTCATCAAAAAGAGAATGTCCAG TTCATCCTCTCTACAGCTATTGATGGCAAGATTAAAGCCTGGTTTTATGATGGTAGGGAGTCTACATTTGACTATGATGTGCCCGGGAAGTTCTGCACTGCAATAGCTTATAGTGATGATGGATCACG ACTTTTCTCATGTGGAACAAGCAAAGAAGGTGAATCATACTTAGTTGAGTGGAATGAAAGTGATGGAAAAATCAAGCGTACATATTGTGGCCTTCAAAAGAACTCCTTTGGGGTGGTGCAGTTTGATACAACAAGGAATAGGTTCCTAGTAGTGGGAGATGATAACCAACTTAAGTTTTGGGACATGGACAATGTCACCATATTAGCAACAACTTATGTTGAGGAAGGCTGCTTGGAG ACCAGTCCTCGTCTTTGTTTCAACAAAGAAGGGTCCTTATTGGCTGTGACAACAAAGAACAGTGGGATCAAGATCTTAGCCAATGCAAATGGACTGCAATTGCTTCACACGCTAAATAATGAAGTATTTCATGGAGCAAAGATACCTATACCGGCACTGGTAACAAAG GACACAATTATAAATTCTGTTGCTTCTGTAAATGAAACTACCCCACTTTCTGGCACAACAGGTTGCTTAGAGAAGATTCTTTCAGTAGCATCAGTG AATAATGCTGATAGCAACCGGCCAACAAATGTAAATCAAAGTGTTCGAGATGAGGATGCAAACAAGATAAAAAGATTGAACCTTGCAGAGGTGTCACGTTCAATCCACTGTAGGTCTCTCAAATTACCAGATGGAATGTCAAAGGGAAAG ATTGTTCAATTAGTCTATACAAAATCTGGTTCTAATGTTTTAGCTTTGGACTCCAATGCTTCTCACAAGCGATGGATATGGACATGTAATGAGGGGAATCCAACTGGGAAG GTGACAACTACCATTCCGACTGGGTTCGAGTCAGCTACACATGGTTCAAGTCACAAAGATCCAGGAAAACAGATATCATGCATGGTTTTGTCAAACAATGACAGATACATATTATCCTGTTCTGGTGGAGAGGTGTCCTTACTCACATTGGAAAAGTTGAAG TCCATATCGATATTATTGCCCCCTTCCCCACCAGCAACATCTTTTGCTCTTCATCCAGAGGATAATAATGTTGTTGCTTTTGGATTGGAGAACTTGAAAATTCTCATATGCAATTTGAAATCCGGATCGGATAAG ATGTTGCAAGGACACCACCAAAAGAAAATCACTAGCCTGGCATTTTCGTTATCTTTGGACCTGCTGATATCAGCTGGAGCTGATGGTCTG CTCTGTGCCTGGAGCCTAGATGGATATGGAATACAGCGAGAACAAATTGTATATCCACATGGAGAAAGGTTATCATCACCAGTTGGAGTTAGTAAAATACAGTTTCACAAAGATCAG TGGAAACCTCAGGATTCAATGTCTGCACCAATTTCAAGTGCCCAATATTCGTGTGATAGCCAACTGGTCTATGCCAGTTTCTGTGATGGTGCAGTTGGTGTTTTTGATGCAGATATCCTAAGGCCCCTTTTCCGTGTCCCTCCTGCTGCATTTTTGCCATCAGGAATGAGCAG TGACAATGTCTATCCTCTTGCAATTGCAGCACACCCACATGAATGCAACCAATTCGCTATTGGTTTGACTGATGGGGGAGTGTATTTGATTGACCTTATAGAATCACAGGGGAAGGAGGCCATGGGCTCACTGGAGAATGGAGTGGTTGGTTCAGATCCCTCGACGAGCAACCATGGTTCAGAATTACCAAGCTAG
- the LOC131037930 gene encoding protein TOPLESS-RELATED PROTEIN 2 isoform X2, translating into MPFVSSGVLFQGLEVLLILVKEKKKKEKLSWFKVLLILVKEKKKEKLSWFKVLLILVKEKKKKEKLSWFKFLDEEGLSETAHKLEQESGCYFNMDYFESQVLAGEWDKVECYLSGFTTVRENLHSTKIFFEIRKQKYLEALDMEDYAKAVEILRKDLKVFEHVSNGIYKELLQLMPLRNIRQNEKLSDYGDRTSTRKSMFLELRKLLKGNPQICNKLKFPHTETSRLRTLINQSLNWQHQLCKDPTSKPDIKTLFVDHICVSHGGSQSHTNNSIDGVIPQGPFLHGVDLSGSSRLSLTGWMANSEPSMPHPPAGIGNLFPPQNAGLLKQNRTPTANSTGTDYQFLSPVHVAKRSRIGPSDVMMYRGPTQPHNIYPRDDLPMKVVRSFSEGSKVISMDFHPQKHSILLVGTNTGDLGIWDVGSYEKLVHKTFGVWDALNGTTKSVLFVEKQAVSVNRCIWSPNGEMVGVAFSECIIRIYSYTGYRELRPHLEINAHIGGVNDIAFNCHKQQLSVITCGDDKCIKVWDAVTGCMRHTFEGHEAPVYCVFPHQKENVQFILSTAIDGKIKAWFYDGRESTFDYDVPGKFCTAIAYSDDGSRLFSCGTSKEGESYLVEWNESDGKIKRTYCGLQKNSFGVVQFDTTRNRFLVVGDDNQLKFWDMDNVTILATTYVEEGCLETSPRLCFNKEGSLLAVTTKNSGIKILANANGLQLLHTLNNEVFHGAKIPIPALVTKDTIINSVASVNETTPLSGTTGCLEKILSVASVNNADSNRPTNVNQSVRDEDANKIKRLNLAEVSRSIHCRSLKLPDGMSKGKIVQLVYTKSGSNVLALDSNASHKRWIWTCNEGNPTGKVTTTIPTGFESATHGSSHKDPGKQISCMVLSNNDRYILSCSGGEVSLLTLEKLKSISILLPPSPPATSFALHPEDNNVVAFGLENLKILICNLKSGSDKMLQGHHQKKITSLAFSLSLDLLISAGADGLLCAWSLDGYGIQREQIVYPHGERLSSPVGVSKIQFHKDQVHLLVVQENQIAIYYSSAFEQACYWKPQDSMSAPISSAQYSCDSQLVYASFCDGAVGVFDADILRPLFRVPPAAFLPSGMSSDNVYPLAIAAHPHECNQFAIGLTDGGVYLIDLIESQGKEAMGSLENGVVGSDPSTSNHGSELPS; encoded by the exons ATGCCTTTTGTTTCTTCTGGTGTTCTGTTCCAGGGTCTTGAG GTGCTATTGATCCTTgtcaaggagaagaagaagaaggaaaagttgAGTTGGTTCAAG GTGCTATTGATCCTTgtcaaggagaagaagaaggaaaagttgAGTTGGTTCAAG GTGCTATTGATCCTTgtcaaggagaagaagaagaaggaaaagctGAGTTGGTTCAAG TTTCTGGATGAGGAGGGGCTCAGTGAAACAGCACACAA GTTGGAACAAGAGTCTGGGTGCTACTTTAACATGGATTATTTTGAATCCCAAGTTCTGGCTGGAGAATGGGATAAAGTTGAGTGTTATCTCTCCGGTTTTACAACAGTTCGAGAGAATCTCCACTCTACGAAAATTTTCTTTGAGATCAGGAAACAGAAATATTTAGAAGCATTGGACAT GGAAGATTATGCAAAAGCTGTGGAAATACTTAGAAAGGATCTCAAAGTATTTGAACATGTTAGTAATGGCATTTACAAAGAGCTCTTACAGTTAATGCCTCTTAGAAACATCAG GCAAAATGAGAAACTTTCTGATTATGGGGATAGAACATCCACACGGAAATCTATGTTTTTGGAGCTGAGAAAGCTTCTAAAAGGCAACCCTCAAATTTGCAATAAGCTGAAATTTCCACATACTGAAACTTCTAGGTTAAGGACCCTCATAAATCAAAG TCTGAATTGGCAGCATCAACTTTGCAAAGACCCAACTTCTAAACCTGATATCAAAACTTTGTTTGTTGATCACATATGTGTATCTCATGGTGGATCTCAAAGTCACACAAATAATTCTATTGATGGAGTGATTCCTCAAGGG CCATTTCTGCATGGAGTTGATCTCTCTGGTAGTAGTAGGTTGTCTCTTACAGGATGGATGGCGAATTCTGAGCCTTCCATGCCACATCCTCCTGCAGGCATAGGGAATCTTTTTCCACCTCAGAATGCAG GTTTGCTGAAACAAAATAGAACACCCACTGCAAATAGTACTGGAACTGATTATCAATTTCTGAGTCCTGTACATGTTGCTAAGCGTTCCCGTATTGGTCCATCTGATGTG ATGATGTATAGAGGACCAACTCAACCTCATAATATTTATCCACGAGATGATCTTCCTATGAAGGTTGTGAGAAGCTTCAGTGAAGGCTCCAAAGTAATTAGCATGGATTTTCATCCCCAGAAGCATTCGATTCTGTTAG ttggaacaaatactggtgaTCTTGGAATTTGGGATGTGGGATCATATGAAAAATTAGTTCACAAAACCTTTGGAGTTTGGGATGCCTTAAATGGCACCACAAAG TCTGTACTTTTTGTTGAGAAACAAGCTGTCTCAGTGAATCGTTGTATTTGGAGCCCTAATGGAGAAATGGTCG GAGTTGCTTTTTCCGAGTGTATTATACGCATATATTCCTATACTGGGTATAGAGAATTGAGACCACACCTTGAG ATCAATGCTCATATCGGGGGGGTAAATGATATTGCCTTCAATTGTCATAAACAACAGCTTTCTGTTATCACATGTGGGGACGATAAGTGCATCAAG GTATGGGATGCGGTAACGGGGTGCATGCGGCACACATTTGAAGGTCATGAAGCCCCCGTTTATTGTGTTTTTCCTCATCAAAAAGAGAATGTCCAG TTCATCCTCTCTACAGCTATTGATGGCAAGATTAAAGCCTGGTTTTATGATGGTAGGGAGTCTACATTTGACTATGATGTGCCCGGGAAGTTCTGCACTGCAATAGCTTATAGTGATGATGGATCACG ACTTTTCTCATGTGGAACAAGCAAAGAAGGTGAATCATACTTAGTTGAGTGGAATGAAAGTGATGGAAAAATCAAGCGTACATATTGTGGCCTTCAAAAGAACTCCTTTGGGGTGGTGCAGTTTGATACAACAAGGAATAGGTTCCTAGTAGTGGGAGATGATAACCAACTTAAGTTTTGGGACATGGACAATGTCACCATATTAGCAACAACTTATGTTGAGGAAGGCTGCTTGGAG ACCAGTCCTCGTCTTTGTTTCAACAAAGAAGGGTCCTTATTGGCTGTGACAACAAAGAACAGTGGGATCAAGATCTTAGCCAATGCAAATGGACTGCAATTGCTTCACACGCTAAATAATGAAGTATTTCATGGAGCAAAGATACCTATACCGGCACTGGTAACAAAG GACACAATTATAAATTCTGTTGCTTCTGTAAATGAAACTACCCCACTTTCTGGCACAACAGGTTGCTTAGAGAAGATTCTTTCAGTAGCATCAGTG AATAATGCTGATAGCAACCGGCCAACAAATGTAAATCAAAGTGTTCGAGATGAGGATGCAAACAAGATAAAAAGATTGAACCTTGCAGAGGTGTCACGTTCAATCCACTGTAGGTCTCTCAAATTACCAGATGGAATGTCAAAGGGAAAG ATTGTTCAATTAGTCTATACAAAATCTGGTTCTAATGTTTTAGCTTTGGACTCCAATGCTTCTCACAAGCGATGGATATGGACATGTAATGAGGGGAATCCAACTGGGAAG GTGACAACTACCATTCCGACTGGGTTCGAGTCAGCTACACATGGTTCAAGTCACAAAGATCCAGGAAAACAGATATCATGCATGGTTTTGTCAAACAATGACAGATACATATTATCCTGTTCTGGTGGAGAGGTGTCCTTACTCACATTGGAAAAGTTGAAG TCCATATCGATATTATTGCCCCCTTCCCCACCAGCAACATCTTTTGCTCTTCATCCAGAGGATAATAATGTTGTTGCTTTTGGATTGGAGAACTTGAAAATTCTCATATGCAATTTGAAATCCGGATCGGATAAG ATGTTGCAAGGACACCACCAAAAGAAAATCACTAGCCTGGCATTTTCGTTATCTTTGGACCTGCTGATATCAGCTGGAGCTGATGGTCTG CTCTGTGCCTGGAGCCTAGATGGATATGGAATACAGCGAGAACAAATTGTATATCCACATGGAGAAAGGTTATCATCACCAGTTGGAGTTAGTAAAATACAGTTTCACAAAGATCAGGTTCACTTGCTAGTTGTGCAGGAGAACCAAATTGCAATTTATTATTCTTCTGCATTTGAACAAGCATGCTAT TGGAAACCTCAGGATTCAATGTCTGCACCAATTTCAAGTGCCCAATATTCGTGTGATAGCCAACTGGTCTATGCCAGTTTCTGTGATGGTGCAGTTGGTGTTTTTGATGCAGATATCCTAAGGCCCCTTTTCCGTGTCCCTCCTGCTGCATTTTTGCCATCAGGAATGAGCAG TGACAATGTCTATCCTCTTGCAATTGCAGCACACCCACATGAATGCAACCAATTCGCTATTGGTTTGACTGATGGGGGAGTGTATTTGATTGACCTTATAGAATCACAGGGGAAGGAGGCCATGGGCTCACTGGAGAATGGAGTGGTTGGTTCAGATCCCTCGACGAGCAACCATGGTTCAGAATTACCAAGCTAG